One genomic region from Alteromonas pelagimontana encodes:
- a CDS encoding LacI family DNA-binding transcriptional regulator, translating into MDKRPTINDVARISGVSKRTVSRVINGATNVGVATREKIQKVIDDLGFSPDKQARGLAASRSYLLGLIYDNPDALYIDQVQRGVLSVCSERGYELVVHPCNYDTENFIDNCVHFVKRSNIDGVIILPPVSESKKLAAALRDRNINYVRMASVDLDDHANIVVSDDRAALSDLARYLVSLGHRDIGIISGPKHYYSAIERLEGFCHTLKELGVDVAENRIIEGKNTYESGIECARSLLIQSPPPQVIFANNDEMAAGVLKVAHEMGVAVPESLSVAGFDDNLLATRVIPSLTTVQRPVVAMAALAAKKIIALIEHYQTEHQDTYLVKPHLIIRESTRKAQK; encoded by the coding sequence ATGGACAAACGACCTACAATTAATGATGTTGCGAGAATTTCAGGCGTCTCGAAACGCACCGTTTCGCGGGTGATCAACGGCGCGACGAATGTTGGTGTCGCCACCCGCGAAAAAATTCAGAAGGTCATTGATGATCTTGGCTTTTCACCTGACAAACAGGCTCGCGGGTTAGCCGCCAGCCGTTCCTATTTACTGGGTTTGATTTATGACAACCCAGACGCCCTCTATATCGACCAGGTGCAACGGGGGGTGCTGAGCGTGTGTTCCGAACGCGGCTACGAACTGGTCGTTCATCCGTGTAACTACGACACAGAGAACTTTATTGATAATTGCGTACACTTTGTTAAACGTTCCAATATTGATGGTGTCATTATTCTGCCACCGGTATCTGAATCAAAAAAACTGGCGGCTGCGTTACGAGACAGAAACATCAATTACGTACGCATGGCCTCGGTAGACTTAGATGACCACGCGAATATCGTGGTATCGGATGACCGCGCGGCGTTAAGCGATTTGGCGCGCTATTTGGTGTCGCTGGGTCATCGGGATATCGGCATTATCAGCGGCCCCAAACACTATTATTCAGCGATTGAGCGGTTGGAAGGTTTTTGCCACACGCTGAAAGAATTAGGTGTAGATGTGGCTGAAAACCGCATTATTGAAGGCAAAAACACCTACGAAAGCGGTATCGAATGTGCGCGTTCGTTGTTAATTCAGTCACCGCCGCCGCAGGTTATTTTTGCCAATAATGATGAAATGGCAGCAGGCGTGCTTAAGGTCGCCCATGAGATGGGAGTCGCTGTGCCTGAATCTTTGTCTGTCGCAGGGTTCGATGATAACTTGCTGGCTACGCGGGTTATCCCTTCATTAACTACGGTACAACGGCCAGTCGTGGCAATGGCAGCGCTGGCAGCCAAGAAAATTATTGCGTTAATTGAACATTATCAGACAGAGCACCAGGATACTTACCTGGTGAAGCCGCATTTAATTATTCGCGAATCAACGAGAAAAGCGCAAAAGTAA
- a CDS encoding TRAP transporter large permease, with protein sequence MEMTAVVLVVGFFFFLLINVPVSISIGLATLIAMLMNIEAVPAVTTIAQRMAGGLDSFALLAIPFFVLSGLIMGRGGIAKRLIECAMALIGSLPGGLALVNVVSCMLFGAISGSAVAATSAIGSFMLPQMKKNGYDPNFSAAVTAAASTTGMLIPPSNILIVYAIASGGVSIAALFMAGYLPGIMVGLALMIVCFIYAKKKNFPLSERLPLRIVAKKVLAAVPSLFLIVLVIGGIVGGIFTATEAGAIAVVYALMLSMGFYGEVKAKELPEILLKSAETTAIVMLLIAASTAMSWLLSFENIPQSLSDYLLQLSDNPIIILLLINLLLIVVGAFLDMTPAVLIFTPIFLPVAMELGMSPLQFGIMIVLNLSIGLCSPPVGAVLFVTCAIAKTKLEDIIRPLIPLYAAMFVVLMLVTYVAWFSEALPQWFGF encoded by the coding sequence ATGGAAATGACAGCTGTTGTCCTTGTGGTAGGATTTTTCTTCTTTTTGCTGATAAACGTGCCTGTTTCCATCAGCATTGGACTTGCCACATTAATTGCCATGCTGATGAACATCGAAGCGGTGCCAGCGGTCACAACCATCGCTCAGCGGATGGCGGGCGGGCTGGATAGTTTTGCCTTGCTGGCCATTCCGTTCTTTGTACTTTCTGGTTTGATTATGGGCCGAGGCGGTATAGCAAAGCGGTTAATCGAGTGCGCAATGGCATTAATTGGCTCCCTTCCCGGCGGACTGGCGCTGGTAAACGTGGTTTCCTGTATGCTTTTCGGCGCGATTTCAGGATCAGCGGTAGCTGCTACCTCCGCTATTGGTAGCTTTATGTTACCGCAGATGAAAAAGAACGGTTACGATCCCAATTTCAGTGCCGCTGTCACTGCCGCCGCTTCGACCACCGGCATGTTAATTCCGCCCAGTAATATTTTGATTGTTTACGCTATCGCCAGTGGCGGCGTCTCGATCGCAGCATTATTTATGGCAGGTTACCTTCCGGGAATCATGGTCGGTCTGGCGCTGATGATCGTGTGTTTTATCTACGCCAAAAAGAAAAACTTCCCGCTTTCTGAGCGCTTACCGCTGCGAATTGTCGCTAAAAAGGTATTAGCAGCAGTGCCGAGCTTATTTTTAATTGTGCTGGTCATTGGTGGCATTGTAGGGGGAATATTCACGGCCACCGAAGCTGGGGCCATTGCAGTGGTGTACGCATTGATGCTTTCAATGGGGTTTTATGGCGAAGTTAAAGCCAAAGAACTCCCTGAAATTCTGCTAAAGTCGGCGGAAACCACCGCCATCGTCATGCTGCTGATTGCGGCTTCAACGGCGATGTCATGGTTGTTATCCTTTGAGAATATTCCCCAGTCGCTCAGCGACTATCTGCTTCAGCTAAGTGACAATCCCATTATTATTCTGCTGCTTATCAATTTGCTGCTGATTGTAGTGGGTGCATTTTTAGATATGACACCGGCTGTACTCATATTTACCCCTATCTTCTTGCCTGTGGCAATGGAACTGGGTATGTCACCGTTACAGTTTGGTATAATGATTGTACTGAATTTATCCATCGGATTATGCTCGCCACCGGTGGGAGCAGTATTATTTGTCACCTGCGCCATTGCCAAAACCAAATTGGAAGATATTATTCGCCCGCTGATCCCTTTATATGCAGCTATGTTTGTGGTGCTTATGCTTGTCACCTACGTAGCCTGGTTCAGCGAAGCGTTGCCGCAGTGGTTTGGCTTTTGA
- a CDS encoding TRAP transporter small permease, which translates to MRTIIKFIDNSLAWALILAMSGILLAVIWQVISRYLLQDPASVTEELSRFILIWIGILGAAYAYRQKAHLGFNLIVDKQSETVRKAMLTLVELLVVTFCVMVLLFGGAALVNLTLELDQVSAALGIQMGWIYSVLPISGALMIFYGIINIYNLWLDASQEPL; encoded by the coding sequence ATGCGAACAATAATTAAATTCATCGATAATTCTCTTGCCTGGGCACTGATTCTTGCCATGTCGGGCATACTGCTTGCGGTTATCTGGCAGGTTATTTCCCGTTATCTGCTACAGGACCCCGCCTCGGTTACAGAAGAGCTTTCCCGTTTTATTTTAATTTGGATCGGCATTTTGGGTGCCGCGTACGCCTACCGTCAAAAGGCACACCTGGGTTTTAATCTCATTGTCGATAAGCAATCGGAAACGGTTCGCAAAGCGATGCTTACTTTAGTAGAACTGCTGGTTGTGACCTTTTGTGTAATGGTGCTGCTATTCGGCGGTGCCGCTTTGGTAAATCTCACCCTGGAGCTGGATCAGGTTTCCGCCGCGCTGGGCATTCAAATGGGCTGGATTTATTCTGTACTGCCGATCTCCGGCGCTCTCATGATTTTCTACGGCATCATCAATATCTATAACCTTTGGCTAGATGCCTCGCAGGAGCCTTTGTAA
- a CDS encoding TRAP transporter substrate-binding protein codes for MFWLKVLCRPLIIVLTALLVACSYHTEDSDKVILRLGHTLDTQHSVHKAMVYLGERLKFYSNGKMVVDIYPGSQLGTEREMVELLQIGSLSMTKVSASPLEGFAPEMQIFSIPYVFRDNEHFWNVLNSPIGDELLSGLDAFKLKGLGYYDAGSRSFYTNDRPVHTPKDLKGLKIRVLNSPTAVKTVRALGAAATPVAWGELYTALQQGVVDGAENNPPSYYLSRHYEISRYYSLDEHTSVPDVMLCSSRVWNNLTPQQQQWLQQAMDDSVVYQRKLWQESTRESLEKVIADGVEVIYPDKQPFVDAVQPFHETFAGTEVGDLLEKIKAM; via the coding sequence ATGTTTTGGCTGAAAGTTTTATGTCGCCCGTTAATCATTGTGCTGACCGCACTGTTAGTCGCATGTAGTTATCATACTGAGGATAGCGACAAGGTGATTCTGCGTCTGGGTCACACTCTGGATACTCAGCATTCAGTGCACAAGGCGATGGTCTATCTTGGTGAACGTCTAAAATTTTACTCCAACGGTAAAATGGTGGTAGACATTTACCCAGGTAGCCAGTTAGGAACCGAACGGGAGATGGTGGAACTGCTGCAAATCGGTTCGCTTTCTATGACTAAAGTTTCAGCCAGTCCGCTGGAAGGCTTTGCCCCGGAAATGCAAATTTTTTCAATTCCTTATGTGTTTCGTGATAACGAACATTTTTGGAACGTTCTGAACAGCCCGATTGGTGACGAATTGCTCAGCGGCCTTGACGCATTCAAATTAAAAGGGCTGGGATATTACGATGCTGGCAGCCGCAGCTTTTACACTAATGACCGCCCAGTCCACACACCCAAAGATTTAAAAGGCTTAAAAATTCGGGTGCTAAATAGCCCTACTGCAGTGAAAACCGTCCGGGCATTGGGCGCAGCTGCCACACCAGTGGCATGGGGCGAGCTTTATACCGCGCTTCAGCAAGGCGTAGTGGATGGCGCGGAAAATAACCCGCCCAGTTACTATCTCTCCCGCCATTACGAGATTTCTCGTTATTACTCATTGGATGAACATACCTCGGTGCCCGACGTCATGTTGTGCTCGTCTCGAGTGTGGAACAATTTGACGCCGCAGCAACAACAATGGCTACAGCAGGCGATGGACGATTCGGTGGTGTATCAGCGCAAACTGTGGCAGGAATCCACTCGCGAATCGCTGGAAAAGGTGATTGCCGATGGCGTTGAAGTCATTTATCCAGATAAACAGCCATTTGTTGATGCCGTACAACCGTTTCATGAAACCTTTGCAGGCACTGAAGTCGGCGATCTGTTAGAAAAAATCAAGGCGATGTAA
- the kduI gene encoding 5-dehydro-4-deoxy-D-glucuronate isomerase, giving the protein MSTEHEVRYAIGQQEVKGYDTEQLREAFLADKLMQHGKVYWIYSHYERFMVGSAVPTDKPLKLDVLDDQLKASYFTARREVGVINVGGPGSVVVGDITYALDREEALYIGKDNPDVEFRSDDAANPAKYYLNAAPAHHAYPCKKVGKNEANVLHLGSLETSNERDINQLLINTIVETCQLQMGLTRLNPGSVWNTIPAHQHDRRNEVYFYFDLADGQAVCHFMGEPTETRHIFVANEQAVLSPPWSIHCGVGTSNYAFIWGMAGENLDYDDMDKFPPSALR; this is encoded by the coding sequence ATGAGCACCGAACATGAAGTCCGCTATGCTATCGGACAACAAGAAGTAAAAGGGTACGACACCGAGCAACTACGTGAAGCCTTTCTGGCTGACAAACTTATGCAACATGGCAAGGTATATTGGATTTACAGCCACTACGAACGTTTTATGGTAGGCAGTGCAGTTCCCACCGACAAGCCATTGAAGCTGGACGTGCTCGATGATCAGCTAAAAGCCTCCTATTTTACCGCCCGTAGAGAGGTAGGCGTTATCAACGTAGGCGGGCCAGGCTCAGTCGTAGTAGGCGATATTACCTATGCTCTGGATAGAGAAGAAGCCCTGTACATCGGCAAGGACAATCCGGATGTGGAGTTCCGCTCTGACGATGCCGCCAATCCAGCCAAATACTACTTAAATGCTGCCCCCGCCCATCATGCTTATCCGTGTAAAAAAGTCGGGAAAAATGAAGCCAATGTGCTGCATCTGGGCAGCCTGGAAACCTCGAACGAACGTGACATCAATCAATTGTTAATAAACACCATTGTCGAGACCTGCCAGTTACAGATGGGCCTGACTCGCCTTAACCCTGGCAGCGTGTGGAACACCATTCCCGCCCATCAACATGACCGCCGCAACGAGGTGTACTTCTATTTTGATTTAGCTGATGGACAGGCTGTGTGCCATTTCATGGGCGAGCCCACCGAAACGCGGCATATTTTTGTTGCCAATGAGCAGGCTGTGCTGTCGCCGCCCTGGTCCATTCACTGCGGTGTCGGTACGTCAAATTATGCCTTTATCTGGGGTATGGCCGGGGAAAACCTGGACTATGACGATATGGATAAATTCCCGCCCAGCGCACTGCGCTAG
- the kduD gene encoding 2-dehydro-3-deoxy-D-gluconate 5-dehydrogenase KduD: MPNFSLTGKRALVTGASRGIGQAMAIALAEAGARVICASSREGGCAETVAAIKANGNEAVALHGDLSDMKAVKQLADTALAEWDGLDILVNNGGTIFRSPAVDFPLEQWQHVLRVNIDSAFLLSQQVGKTMVAQKSGKIINTASMLSYSGGITVPAYTASKHAIAGLTKALANEWGQHNVQVNAIAPGYIRTDNTQALQEDETRSKEICARIPAGRWGETEDLKGAVVFLASGASNYINGHILAVDGGFLAR, translated from the coding sequence ATGCCAAATTTCAGCTTAACCGGTAAACGCGCATTGGTCACAGGGGCCAGCCGGGGAATAGGTCAAGCGATGGCTATCGCTCTGGCAGAAGCCGGCGCCCGAGTAATTTGCGCCAGCTCCCGCGAAGGCGGTTGCGCAGAAACTGTCGCGGCAATAAAAGCCAATGGCAATGAGGCAGTAGCATTGCACGGTGATTTATCAGATATGAAAGCAGTGAAGCAACTGGCAGATACCGCGTTGGCAGAATGGGATGGTCTGGACATTCTGGTAAATAACGGCGGCACTATTTTTCGCAGTCCTGCGGTAGATTTTCCGCTTGAGCAGTGGCAGCACGTTTTGCGAGTCAATATCGACTCTGCGTTCTTGCTCAGCCAGCAGGTAGGCAAAACCATGGTGGCGCAAAAAAGTGGGAAAATTATAAACACCGCATCCATGTTGAGTTACAGCGGAGGCATTACTGTGCCGGCATATACCGCGAGCAAACACGCTATCGCCGGACTTACCAAAGCGCTGGCGAATGAATGGGGTCAGCATAATGTTCAGGTTAACGCCATTGCACCTGGCTACATTCGCACCGACAACACTCAGGCACTGCAGGAAGACGAAACTCGCAGCAAAGAAATTTGTGCCCGTATTCCCGCCGGTCGCTGGGGCGAAACTGAAGATCTTAAGGGAGCGGTAGTCTTTCTTGCCAGCGGCGCGAGCAACTATATCAATGGTCACATTCTGGCTGTGGATGGCGGCTTTCTGGCGCGATAG
- a CDS encoding DUF4861 family protein: MTAKYVTGAVIAASLLIGCSAKEDNEKLQFSVKNPAQGSSLPQLVSLSASDVQGSGGKSLVASKFPSEWVTDNQGKRTLNVLIESKPGQTQALELASDGVETKDVAYAELAVRQGGKWEGKSYEADGFTFKNVKIFTSPAQLTDHSYYLRYEGPGWENDLIGYRLYLDWRNGIDIFVKTGNEPVLSEVGQDGYDSYHELTEWGADALKVGKNALGLGSIGRLDGDTVMHMQNVDNTHWKLLSDNKLSASFNVIYEGWEVASKKTDASTQYDIHAGDPTTHVTVSLSTPVDNLVTGVVKHPGVEFIQQELGDWGVFATFGKQSLLGEDDELGMAVFYRLDQTQRTFETDYDYLVQFKPSAQVEYGFLAVWPKHPDSPKDAAGFKALLTEKLKALEHPVTLAKAQ; this comes from the coding sequence ATGACAGCAAAATACGTAACAGGGGCCGTAATTGCCGCCTCTTTGCTGATTGGGTGTTCAGCAAAAGAAGATAATGAAAAGCTGCAGTTTTCAGTTAAAAATCCCGCGCAGGGAAGTTCGCTTCCTCAGCTTGTGTCCCTTTCTGCCAGCGACGTGCAGGGGAGTGGAGGCAAATCATTAGTGGCATCTAAGTTCCCTTCTGAATGGGTGACTGATAACCAGGGAAAGCGTACATTAAATGTGCTGATAGAATCGAAGCCGGGGCAAACTCAAGCGCTTGAACTGGCATCCGACGGCGTAGAGACAAAAGATGTCGCCTACGCGGAATTAGCGGTCAGGCAAGGTGGAAAATGGGAAGGAAAGAGTTACGAAGCCGATGGTTTTACTTTTAAAAATGTTAAAATTTTCACCTCGCCAGCGCAGTTAACCGACCATTCCTATTATCTGCGTTATGAAGGGCCGGGCTGGGAAAACGACCTCATTGGTTACCGTCTTTATCTTGATTGGCGTAACGGTATCGATATTTTTGTGAAAACGGGTAACGAACCTGTGCTTTCTGAAGTCGGACAGGATGGCTACGACAGCTACCATGAGCTCACAGAATGGGGCGCAGATGCGTTAAAAGTAGGCAAAAATGCCCTTGGTTTAGGTTCGATAGGCAGGCTTGACGGCGATACCGTGATGCACATGCAGAACGTGGATAACACCCATTGGAAGCTACTGAGCGACAATAAACTAAGTGCTTCTTTTAACGTAATTTATGAGGGGTGGGAAGTCGCCAGTAAAAAAACTGATGCTTCTACACAATATGACATTCATGCCGGCGATCCTACTACTCATGTAACGGTGTCGTTATCCACTCCTGTGGATAATCTGGTGACGGGCGTAGTGAAGCATCCGGGCGTAGAGTTTATTCAGCAAGAGTTGGGCGATTGGGGTGTCTTTGCGACCTTTGGTAAACAAAGTTTGTTAGGTGAAGACGACGAGCTGGGAATGGCAGTATTCTATCGGCTAGACCAAACCCAGCGTACCTTTGAAACGGATTACGATTATCTTGTGCAGTTTAAACCGTCAGCACAAGTAGAATATGGCTTTTTGGCTGTGTGGCCTAAGCATCCGGATAGCCCGAAAGATGCTGCGGGCTTTAAAGCGCTATTAACCGAAAAGCTAAAAGCCCTGGAACATCCTGTCACGCTTGCAAAAGCGCAGTGA
- the thiH gene encoding 2-iminoacetate synthase ThiH: MIVATHLRTQNWDDIAMRVHSVTPSRAYAAIHASHPDIDDFIAMVSPAAEPYLEIMAQRAKQLSRSRFGNTVSMFVPLYLSNLCANECTYCGFTMSNRIKRKTLTLEEVDQEAQAIKSMGFSNLLLVTGEHETKVGMAYFKETIPRLKRHFPYLMMEVQPLSTEHYRELKQLGINAVLVYQETYHARRYAQFHLRGNKQDFDWRLETSDRLGIAGMDKIGIGALLGLADWRTDSIMTALHASYLQKTYWRSRVSIAFPRLRPCAGGTGADTFTLTDRQLVQLICAHRILHPQAELSLSTRESAHFRDNVIPLGITSISAGSQTQPGGYSDTSTTALSQFDTEDNRPAADVAAALVKQGLEPVWTDWLAGYGKA, from the coding sequence ATGATTGTCGCTACTCACTTACGCACCCAGAACTGGGACGACATTGCGATGCGGGTTCATAGTGTAACCCCTTCACGCGCCTACGCTGCCATTCACGCTTCCCATCCCGACATTGACGACTTTATCGCCATGGTGTCGCCGGCCGCAGAGCCTTATCTGGAAATTATGGCGCAGCGCGCAAAACAGCTTTCCCGTAGTCGCTTCGGCAATACTGTATCGATGTTTGTGCCACTTTATCTATCGAACCTTTGCGCCAACGAATGCACCTATTGCGGATTCACCATGAGCAACCGGATCAAGCGCAAGACGCTGACGTTAGAGGAAGTTGATCAAGAAGCGCAAGCAATTAAATCGATGGGGTTTAGCAACCTGTTACTGGTCACGGGAGAGCATGAAACAAAAGTAGGAATGGCCTATTTTAAAGAGACGATTCCGCGGCTAAAACGTCACTTTCCGTATCTGATGATGGAGGTGCAGCCGTTAAGTACTGAACATTACCGCGAACTTAAACAGCTGGGTATCAATGCCGTGCTGGTGTATCAGGAAACGTACCATGCGCGGCGTTACGCGCAGTTTCATTTGCGCGGAAATAAGCAGGATTTTGACTGGCGGCTGGAAACCTCAGACAGGTTAGGAATAGCAGGAATGGATAAAATTGGCATTGGTGCGTTACTCGGTCTGGCTGACTGGCGTACCGACAGCATAATGACTGCACTACACGCCAGCTATCTGCAGAAAACTTACTGGCGCAGCCGGGTTTCTATCGCCTTCCCCCGTCTGCGTCCTTGCGCTGGCGGCACCGGGGCCGACACTTTCACCCTCACTGACAGACAACTGGTTCAGCTTATTTGCGCACATCGTATTTTACACCCGCAGGCGGAGCTTAGTTTGTCTACCCGCGAATCTGCACATTTTCGGGATAACGTCATCCCGCTGGGCATCACCAGTATTTCCGCTGGCTCACAAACTCAACCGGGTGGTTATAGCGATACCAGTACCACAGCGCTTTCTCAGTTTGATACCGAAGATAATCGTCCTGCTGCCGACGTCGCTGCAGCGCTGGTAAAGCAAGGGCTTGAACCTGTGTGGACCGACTGGCTAGCAGGCTACGGTAAAGCATAA
- a CDS encoding thiazole synthase codes for MFTIANKPFHSRLLTGTGKFSRPNVMQDAIAASGSELVTLALKRVQMGETPDPTLQLLSSLPVTLLPNTAGAKTAEEAVYAAQLAQAALGTNWLKLEIHPDQRYLLPDPIETLKAAEKLVKLGFIVLPYCGADPVLCKRLEEAGCAAVMPLAAPIGSNRGLITREFIHIIVEQASVPVIVDAGIGCPSDATAAMEMGVDAVLVNTAIATARDPVVMAQAFKQAVITGRMAYEAGLATSSFTPPLQASASSPLTDFLGKTA; via the coding sequence GTGTTTACCATCGCTAATAAGCCCTTTCATTCACGCCTGTTAACTGGCACCGGTAAGTTCAGTCGTCCAAATGTCATGCAAGACGCCATTGCCGCCAGTGGTAGCGAGCTGGTAACCCTGGCACTAAAGCGGGTGCAAATGGGCGAAACGCCTGATCCGACGCTCCAGCTTCTATCTTCGCTGCCTGTGACTCTACTGCCTAACACCGCTGGTGCCAAAACAGCAGAAGAGGCGGTGTATGCGGCACAGCTTGCTCAAGCCGCTTTAGGTACAAACTGGCTAAAACTGGAAATTCACCCTGATCAGCGCTACCTGCTACCCGACCCTATAGAAACACTAAAAGCCGCCGAAAAGCTGGTAAAGCTTGGGTTTATTGTGCTGCCATATTGTGGCGCCGACCCGGTTTTATGTAAGCGTCTGGAAGAAGCCGGTTGTGCAGCGGTGATGCCCCTTGCTGCACCTATTGGGTCGAACCGAGGGTTGATCACCCGGGAATTTATTCACATTATTGTGGAGCAGGCCAGCGTACCGGTTATTGTCGATGCGGGTATTGGCTGCCCCAGCGATGCTACCGCCGCGATGGAAATGGGCGTCGACGCAGTACTTGTCAATACAGCCATTGCCACTGCCAGAGATCCCGTGGTTATGGCGCAGGCTTTTAAGCAGGCTGTCATAACCGGCAGAATGGCCTATGAAGCCGGGTTAGCGACCTCTTCATTTACGCCCCCATTGCAGGCAAGCGCCTCAAGCCCACTTACCGATTTTTTAGGTAAAACAGCATGA
- the thiS gene encoding sulfur carrier protein ThiS, translating into MLVIINNTPVECNAACRLDEIPPLQESTTKGLAIAVNQQIVLQENWPSVVLQEGDNVDVFNVVAGG; encoded by the coding sequence ATGCTCGTTATTATTAATAACACCCCGGTCGAATGTAACGCGGCTTGTCGCTTGGATGAAATTCCACCGCTACAGGAAAGCACCACAAAGGGGCTGGCAATTGCGGTAAATCAGCAAATTGTTTTGCAGGAAAACTGGCCCAGTGTTGTGCTGCAAGAAGGCGACAATGTTGACGTTTTTAATGTAGTTGCAGGAGGATAA
- a CDS encoding HesA/MoeB/ThiF family protein, which produces MELSKEEYSRYSRQLLLSNFDEDCQLRLKQAKAIIMGVGGLGAICAHYLAAAGVGQLVLVDPDTVALSNLHRQTLYQQQDIGKLKAVVAAERLRHINSLVDVVPVTTTIAQLDASSLENASVVADCTDSVDARLQINQRCYERKIPLFVAAATGNKALALNILPGGPHGCAACLFAGSAQVEENCLQQGILGPVAGIAGLYQALAILQYLSGTAPIQWGVMHYFDASCFSWKTLNLPANPQCPYCGEQNARYY; this is translated from the coding sequence GTGGAACTGAGTAAAGAAGAGTATAGCCGGTACAGTCGCCAGCTTTTGCTTAGTAACTTCGACGAAGATTGCCAGCTACGATTAAAACAAGCGAAAGCAATTATAATGGGCGTGGGCGGATTAGGAGCAATCTGCGCGCATTATTTGGCGGCTGCGGGTGTGGGTCAGCTAGTTCTTGTCGACCCTGATACTGTGGCATTAAGTAACCTGCACCGGCAAACGCTATATCAACAGCAGGATATTGGAAAGCTTAAAGCGGTTGTCGCTGCCGAACGCTTACGGCACATAAATTCGCTCGTTGATGTTGTGCCAGTGACAACCACTATCGCCCAGCTAGACGCTAGCTCACTTGAAAACGCCAGTGTGGTGGCTGATTGCACCGACAGTGTTGACGCCAGGTTACAAATCAATCAGCGCTGTTACGAGCGCAAGATTCCGCTGTTCGTAGCAGCGGCAACGGGTAACAAAGCATTGGCGTTAAATATTCTGCCCGGCGGCCCCCACGGCTGCGCAGCCTGTTTGTTTGCTGGCAGTGCGCAGGTTGAAGAAAACTGTCTGCAACAGGGTATTTTAGGGCCGGTAGCGGGTATTGCTGGCCTATATCAGGCGTTAGCTATTTTGCAGTACCTAAGCGGTACAGCGCCAATTCAATGGGGCGTGATGCATTACTTTGATGCCAGTTGCTTTTCCTGGAAAACCCTCAATTTACCAGCCAACCCGCAATGTCCTTACTGTGGAGAACAAAATGCTCGTTATTATTAA